Proteins encoded in a region of the Zea mays cultivar B73 chromosome 2, Zm-B73-REFERENCE-NAM-5.0, whole genome shotgun sequence genome:
- the LOC103645833 gene encoding protein ALP1-like codes for MNLTGIRNCSIHLCMNFSEPHLLSKTNLSVVRCKARLSYDARHHCLSYEATDGFQRKPSSLPPNLSSPLYIFNEPLPYSSPIVLSESSYRKFVMSPSHTEDEFASSDSSDSEDETLLLVNLLTLNIAAQHLHRRRSGLPRRVIHRDHFAGENLIQHHYFAANPVYPPHVFRRRFRMSRPLFLRILQGLQQHDIYFTQRVDATGMPGLGPLQKVCAAMRILAYGLPSDAVDEYIQIGESTARECLHHFCRAIIDCFSAWYLRTPTQDDINRIMHNSESRGFPGMLGSIDCMHWEWRNCPTAWRGQFCGRNGRASMILEAVATYDLWIWHAFFGMPGTNNDVNVLHRSPVFDPITTGRMPPVNYTVNGNAYNFGYYLADGIYPNWPTFVKAIRHPYEEKKVYFTQMQESCRKDIERAFGVLQARWAVLRGPAYGWDRNRLTEIMTACIIMHNMIVEDEGPFAANIDFGDNSSRIDSSQIIAEGRAEWVINHFDLRRQDRSCSLQNDLVEHLWSRRGSM; via the exons ATGAACCTCACCGGTATTCGGAATTGTTCCATTCATTTGTGCATGAACTTCTCTGAACCACACTTACTTTCGAAGACAAACCTTTCAGTCGTACGCTGCAAGGCACGACTATCTTACGATGCAAGACATCATTGCCTTTCATACGAAGCCACGGATGGCTTTCAACGGAAGCCATCTTCCCTCCCCCCCAACCTTTCCTCTCCCCTATATATATTCAATGAACCTCTACCATATTCTTCACCCATAGTACTCAGTGAATCAAGTTATCGAAAGTTCGTTATGTCTCCTAGCCATACGGAAGATGAGTTTGCTTCGAGTGATTCGAGTGATAGTGAGGATGAAACTCTTTTGCTTGTCAACCTACTAACCCTAAACATTGCGGCGCAGCACCTTCACCGCCGACGGTCCGGTCTACCCCGCCGTGTCATTCACAGAGATCATTTCGCTGGAGAAAACCTCATCCAACATCACTACTTCGCCGCTAACCCAGTGTATCCACCGCATGTGTTTCGTAGAAG GTTCCGCATGAGTAGGCCTTTGTTTCTCCGCATTCTGCAAGGTCTTCAACAACACGATATTTACTTTACACAAAGAGTTGACGCAACTGGTATGCCCGGACTAGGACCATTACAAAAAGTATGTGCGGCCATGCGGATACTTGCTTATGGCTTACCTTCAGATGCGGTAGACGAGTATATTCAAATTGGGGAATCAACGGCTAGGGAATGCCTTCATCATTTTTGTCGCGCAATCATTGATTGTTTTAGTGCTTGGTATTTACGCACTCCAACTCAAGATGACATTAATCGCATCATGCATAATAGTGAGTCGCGGGGTTTTCCTGGCATGTTGGGATCCATCGATTGCATGCACTGGGAGTGGAGGAACTGTCCAACGGCATGGCGAGGTCAATTTTGTGGTAGAAATGGTAGGGCATCCATGATACTTGAAGCTGTTGCAACGTATGATCTATGGATTTGGCATGCATTTTTTGGCATGCCTGGGACAAACAATGACGTGAACGTGCTCCACCGTTCCCCCGTCTTTGACCCAATCACTACTGGTCGAATGCCCCCTGTCAATTACACAGTTAATGGTAATGCGTACAACTTCGGTTATTACCTCGCTGATGGTATTTACCCAAACTGGCCTACTTTTGTGAAAGCAATCCGACACCCATACGAGGAAAAGAAAGTCTACTTCACTCAGATGCAGGAAAGTTGCCGAAAGGATATTGAGCGTGCTTTTGGAGTACTTCAAGCCCGGTGGGCGGTGCTCCGTGGACCAGCTTATGGTTGGGATCGTAATCGTTTGACAGAGATAATGACGGCTTGCATCATCATGCATAACATGATCGTTGAAGACGAAGGCCCATTTGCTGCAAACATTGATTTCGGAGACAACTCTTCAAGGATTGATTCATCTCAAATAATAGCGGAAGGACGTGCCGAATGGGTTATTAACCACTTCGATCTACGTCGCCAAGATAGATCGTGCTCCCTTCAAAATGATCTTGTCGAGCACTTATGGAGTCGCCGTGGAAGTATGTAA
- the LOC100282067 gene encoding Endonuclease 2 precursor, whose translation MGLLLLLHVLLVAAAATAPAADAWGKEGHYMVCKIAESFLTKEASTAVKELLPGWAGGELAETCSWADTQRFRYRWSSPLHFADTPGDCEFDYARDCHNTKGEKNMCVVGAINNYTAALKDSSSPFDPTESLMFLAHFVGDVHQPLHCGHTDDLGGNTIVVHWYRRKTNLHHVWDVNVIETAMKDFYGNDQSTMIQAIQQNITEEWADEEKKWEACRSRTKTCADKYAAESAKLACTAYEGVDQDSTLEDDYFFAALPVVQKRIAQGGVRLAAILNRIFGGNSRSGFRAVD comes from the exons ATGGGCTTGCTCCTGCTGCTCCACGTCCTCCTCGTCGCGGCGGCGGCGACAGCTCCTGCAGCCGACGCATGGGGCAAGGAGGGGCACTACATGGTGTGCAAGATCGCTGAG AGCTTTCTGACGAAAGAGGCATCGACGGCGGTGAAGGAGCTGCTGCCGGGGTGGGCCGGCGGCGAGCTCGCGGAGACGTGCTCTTGGGCGGACACGCAGAGGTTCCGGTACCGCTGGTCCAGCCCGCTGCACTTCGCCGACACGCCAGGGGACTGCGAGTTCGACTACGCCC GGGACTGCCACAACACCAAAGGGGAGAAGAACATGTGCGTGGTCGGAGCCATCAACAACTACACGGCGGCGCTGAAAGACTCATCAAGTCCAT TTGATCCGACGGAGAGCTTGATGTTCCTGGCGCACTTCGTCGGCGACGTCCACCAGCCTCTCCACTGCGGCCACACCGACGACCTCGGCGGCAACACCATCGTCGTCCACTGGTACCGAAGGAAGACCAACCTGCACCAC GTCTGGGACGTGAACGTCATCGAGACGGCCATGAAGGACTTCTACGGCAACGACCAGAGCACCATGATACAGGCCATCCAGCAGAACATCACG GAGGAGTGGGCTGATGAGGAGAAGAAGTGGGAGGCCTGCCGTAGCCGGACAAAGACCTGTGCTGACAA GTACGCTGCAGAGAGCGCGAAGCTGGCCTGCACGGCGTACGAGGGTGTCGACCAGGACTCCACCTTGGAAG ATGACTACTTCTTCGCCGCGCTGCCGGTGGTTCAGAAGAGGATCGCGCAAGGAGGCGTCAGGCTGGCCGCGATCCTCAACAGGATATTTGGTGGGAACAGCAGATCAGGCTTCAGAGCAGTTGATTGA